TAGTAATAATGCAGCAGCGATAAACAATTTAACTAATCACACTTCCCTAGTTCGCTTAATTTAACTAATCATACTTCCCAAGTATTACAGTCATACTTAATTTTTCTAAGATGGTTTGTTTATTTGCTTCAAAAAGTCtgttacaaaaattataaattcaATAAAAATCAATAATCATAACACAATTGAAAGAGGGTAAGAATGCATACTTGTCATAAGGCATATCACAACACTTCCAGTTAGCATTTATAAAAGCATCATGATAAGACCGACATTCCTCTTTCGTACGAAGACGAAACCTTCGTTGCTTATTGCACTGTGTGCACCTAAGAAATTCATCCCGGTGACAAAGGCGACCTGCTTGTGATCTGTTTGACCCGTTGCTCAATGCTTGATTGTAATATTTCAAAAGTGCAGTTTTTGACAATGGAACCTTCTCTCCATCAACAATCACCCAAACATTATTTTTCCATTTCCTTGAAGTTTCTCTTCCAGAATGCTTCTCAAATGCAGCTGGGCTCAACTTGTCTAAGCATCAATGAAAAAGCATTAAACTTAACGATTAATAAAAGATAGATGCATTATATTATAGTCACATTATTTAACAGCTGAAAAGCCAAATCATTTAGGCTATTGATGGGGAATAATGACAACATTGAAATAGATTTTATGGTATAGGTAAAACTTTACAACTAGATGCAAAACAAGCCACAATCAATAAGGGGATGTTAAAAAAGGGACTGATACATTTAAGAATACTAGTTATTTTATCAGCTCAAAAGATAAGGTACATAAACTGGCTGCATCATAGTAAAAACactgatttaaaaataaaaaaaaaaacgcctCAGCCATATAGTCAAAGCGCCTAGTGGGAATGCGTAACGTAGTTCAGCTGAATAAAATAGAGCTTATTAGTAAGATCATTAAAACCTGGTTAATAATAATCAAACAACTAGCCACACTCTTATATGAGTTTTGTAATAGATATAATAAGAATCAACACTTCTATTTTGAAGTTGGATAAACAGGACccataatataaaaatgttaaaagaacGGACATGAATATTGCATTGCATGACACAGTAAGTGGTCTTGGATGCCAAACAAACTACTgtataaaacttaaataaatgaaaaatcacataaaatggGACATGTTCAATTGATATCAGAACAGTTCAAGAAAGACATAAAGAGGAAGTCGATTGGCTTTTTCTTACATGTCATCCAGCTAAATAAGTCTAATATTAATTAGGCGTTCTTATCTTATGCTTCCACTTCACTTTTTGAATGATTGAAGTAGCTATTTACCACAATATCCCTTTGGAATGAAGCTGGGATTCCTTTAAAAAAGTCAGCTGTTGAACCTTAACGATTACTAAACTTTTAACTGGCTGGACCCGGCAAGTGCCATCGTTCTAAACCCCAAATCCTATCTAAAATCAGTCGAAAATGCATAAAATGATCACGCAACAAATAACACCATCCTAAAAGATTGTAGCAATGTCTTTAGATTAGAATAAGTCTCAACAGTAAATTTCTATGGGAccacattattttatataaatgcagCAGTATATGCGTTTACAAGTAATCTTCCACAAGGATAAACTTTTCCATATATGATCATctaaacacacacatatgtgtatatatatagatatatatttatgtatttggaAAAGCTCTTTCCTCTAAAGATAGGGGTCAAGTGTTCAATCCTTACTCCTTGCAGACCAGAGGTCCTTTACCTTAAGTACCGTAGGCCGGCTACATCTCACCTCCCCGTACACCGTCAAAGACCGTATTCAGTTGCATAACCAATATCGAGTGTTACTTACATActaatttatgtatatatatatatatatatctcactTTGTACAAAGTGGTAATCAGAAACAGAACTAgtattcaaagtataacaaacccCATTTTCATTCATATACCCTCCATTTTTAGACATGAGTACCTATATAGACGCAACGAATAAATACAAAGATGAAGAGATTAATAAAAATGCCCAAATTTCTTTCATTGAGACATATCATCATACACCTTACGTGCATCAACTACCGAATATACTAATAGTgacacaaaaatataaacacaataacAACATGCAATGGGTGTAATgagacaaaaaaataaaaataaaagaaaaaaaaggacaaGAAACCTTCATCACAGCCAGGAGTACATTCACAGGTAATTTCAAGATCACCATTGATATAGACTTTAAGAGTACCAACAGCATCACCATAACGATGGCTCGTGCATCCGCACGTGACCTCCACGTAATCCTCCCCACCACTACCTTGTTTAAACCCACTTATCTCTTTCACTTCTTCTTCACTGAACATCATTTTCACATTCTCCATCTCCCTCCCACTTATTTGTGTGTTTATACACGCACTGACACGCACACAGAGAAAGataacaatttatcttttaattttttaaaaaggagaaagttTGTAAAGTTTATGATGAGAATCAAACAGGCAAGTCAAAGATACTTAAAGGGTAGCtaataaaatatgtattatCTTATCaagtttgtatctttttttttttttatcacacacgtatatttgtatgtatttagagtgtgtgtgtgtgtgcgtgaAAAATGAGAGAAACCCAGAACAGAGAATGAAATAAAGGGAAAATGGCTCGAGAGAAATCTTCAACAAACACACATATctgatatatatgtgtgtgtgtatatatatatatagacagaGAGAGATCTGAGAAAAGAAAGGAGGGCtctcttattaaaaaaaaaaagggttttgtgtgtgtatttagTATGTGTAATGAGTGTgggagagagagggagagagagaggggggttGGGGTGTGTGAAATTGGTTGGTTTTGGAGTTATTGAATGATGTTCAATTAGCTGGCTGattataaaaaggaaaagaaaaaaacaagagTAGAAGTAATTTTGATTAATAGCAAAGTTCATGGGTGTAAAATGTAAATTTAAGTAAGTGAAAAGGTTGAAAATAGGCTGCGTTTTCTTGCATGATATGACCTGCAGAGAGTAGTGTAGGATCCTGAACCATGTAACATCATGATTTTACCATGTTTTATTGACAGGAAAATAACCTACATATTCCTTTTCTGTGgtgatttttccttttatttactGTTGCCAATCTTTTCCTAAAAGTCAAACAACTTTGTCAAGTGAATATGTGATGAGATCTTAATTTAATAAGCATGTTTTATTTTCAACTTTGGGtgttaatgttaaaaaattgGTAGTTACTAATGTTTAGAGTTGAGCTAGGttgtgtttttaatttcatGTATTCAAGGGGCAAGTATCTTCTAGCTACTAGCTCCGTTATATTAACATATCGTGCGCTAGCTAGGTTGTTAGACTTTGGTCAAAATTTGATTACTTAAGGTAAACGAAAACAAGAACATTGAAACTTTGGTAGGTGTTTCAAGGAGCAAGATTAGAATCTGAAGGTGATTAAACTTTTAATCGGTGATGCAAAAGGTATGAATCGTGACTCAAGTAGAAATAAGGAATGATGTTGGTGTGTTCACTAGCGGTCAAGATTTTGTGGGTAAATCCACCGGTCTTTGGCTGGATTCGACTTATGTGGTTGGTCCTTGGGTTGGTTTGGCGGTGAGAAGGCAGTGAGTTTTTACTGGTTAGGTTGTATGTTAATTACtcttttaaaattatgaatacAATAATTTTagatgataaatcaacctaattggtatacctaaaaatcaatttaatacTAGGATGATgataagtgaaaaaattaaggggcaagattaggaaggAGAATTAGTGGAAgtcacatgttaaatttttaaagtattaggttgatttttaagcACATG
The sequence above is drawn from the Erigeron canadensis isolate Cc75 chromosome 4, C_canadensis_v1, whole genome shotgun sequence genome and encodes:
- the LOC122596119 gene encoding protein ULTRAPETALA 1-like, with translation MENVKMMFSEEEVKEISGFKQGSGGEDYVEVTCGCTSHRYGDAVGTLKVYINGDLEITCECTPGCDEDKLSPAAFEKHSGRETSRKWKNNVWVIVDGEKVPLSKTALLKYYNQALSNGSNRSQAGRLCHRDEFLRCTQCNKQRRFRLRTKEECRSYHDAFINANWKCCDMPYDKITCDDDEERASRRVYRGCVHSPTCRGCTSCVCFGCATCRFSDCGCQTCIDFTMNSKA